From the Streptomyces pluripotens genome, one window contains:
- a CDS encoding M23 family metallopeptidase codes for MASNRPAPEALFVPAPRESETFGYGAYRAEEGPREEWNPTEDSVASVRGRHRVVKQRGGFARSSTVLGVGVMAAVGAGGMASASTGKAPVSLSMPDLPSVGSLFGEDSSDAHQATTTALSDLNAAPAGSAQDSDAGEALRNRIMAQAEQQQGQVDSKATAAALAAIEKQTAEAAAKAEKEAAAKAATAKEKAEAEAKEAAEKKRLAELAKQYTLPTSSYTITSTFGQAGSMWSSGHHTGLDFAAPTGTLIKAIHGGTITEAGWAGAYGYRTILTLDDGTQLWFCHQSSINVKVGQKVSTGEVIGRVGATGNVTGPHLHLEVHPGGQATAVDPMPWLRSKGLNP; via the coding sequence GTGGCGTCCAACCGGCCTGCCCCAGAAGCCCTGTTCGTGCCTGCCCCGCGCGAGTCCGAGACCTTCGGTTACGGCGCCTACCGTGCCGAAGAGGGCCCCCGGGAGGAGTGGAACCCCACCGAGGACTCCGTCGCCTCGGTCCGGGGACGACACCGCGTGGTCAAACAGCGCGGGGGATTCGCGCGCAGCTCCACCGTCCTCGGCGTCGGTGTGATGGCCGCGGTCGGCGCGGGCGGCATGGCCAGTGCCAGCACCGGCAAGGCGCCGGTCTCCCTCTCCATGCCGGACCTGCCCTCCGTCGGCTCCCTCTTCGGCGAGGACTCCTCCGACGCCCACCAGGCCACCACCACTGCACTCAGCGACCTGAACGCGGCCCCCGCCGGCAGCGCGCAGGACTCCGATGCGGGTGAGGCCCTGCGTAACCGGATCATGGCTCAGGCCGAGCAGCAGCAGGGTCAGGTGGACAGCAAGGCCACCGCCGCCGCGCTCGCCGCCATCGAGAAGCAGACCGCCGAGGCAGCGGCCAAGGCGGAGAAGGAAGCTGCCGCCAAGGCCGCCACCGCCAAGGAGAAGGCTGAGGCAGAAGCCAAGGAGGCGGCTGAGAAGAAGCGGCTCGCCGAGCTGGCCAAGCAGTACACGTTGCCGACGTCCTCGTACACGATCACCTCCACCTTCGGCCAGGCCGGGTCGATGTGGTCCTCCGGTCACCACACCGGCCTTGACTTCGCCGCTCCTACCGGCACCCTGATCAAGGCGATCCACGGCGGAACGATCACCGAGGCGGGCTGGGCAGGCGCCTACGGCTACCGCACGATCCTCACCCTGGACGACGGCACCCAGCTCTGGTTCTGCCACCAGTCCTCGATCAACGTCAAGGTCGGCCAGAAGGTCTCCACCGGCGAGGTCATCGGCCGCGTCGGCGCCACCGGGAACGTCACCGGTCCGCACCTCCACCTGGAGGTCCACCCGGGCGGCCAGGCCACCGCCGTCGACCCGATGCCCTGGCTGCGCAGCAAGGGCCTGAACCCCTGA
- a CDS encoding dihydrofolate reductase family protein has translation MSLPYVLLSAAVSLDGYVDDAAPERLLLSSPADFDRVDEVRASVDAILIGAGTIRADNPRLLVNSAERRAARVASGKPEYPLKVTVTGSGDLDPRANFWHTGGDRLVYTTDQGAERASRLLGSTAEVVPLGAELHWRELLEHLHDERGVQRLMVEGGGRVHTQLLQQGLADELQLVLAPLFVGDPGAPRLFGPGTYQDGRLRLVDSRRIEDVVLMRYEPTAPGTGPLPTAADRHWLRIACELAALCPPSETAFSVGAVVVATDGTELARGHSREGDDLVVHAEEVALAKIDPADPRLAGATVYSSLEPCTRRASRPMPCAEVILRAGVRRVVTAWREPDTFVAAADGTGVLRNAGAEVVVLPEFAPLAKAPNEHLPG, from the coding sequence ATGTCCCTGCCGTATGTGCTGCTGTCCGCCGCCGTCTCCCTCGACGGGTATGTGGACGACGCCGCCCCAGAGCGGCTCCTGCTGTCCAGCCCGGCCGACTTCGACCGGGTCGACGAGGTGCGGGCCTCGGTCGACGCCATCCTGATCGGCGCCGGCACGATCCGTGCCGACAACCCGCGCCTGCTGGTCAACTCCGCCGAGCGCCGTGCGGCCCGGGTGGCGTCGGGCAAGCCCGAGTACCCGCTCAAGGTGACCGTCACCGGCTCCGGCGACCTCGATCCCCGCGCCAACTTCTGGCACACGGGGGGCGACCGGCTCGTCTACACGACCGACCAGGGTGCCGAACGGGCCTCCCGCCTCCTCGGCAGCACCGCCGAGGTCGTCCCGCTCGGCGCCGAACTGCACTGGCGGGAGCTGCTGGAGCACCTGCACGATGAGCGCGGCGTGCAGCGCTTGATGGTCGAGGGTGGTGGGCGCGTGCACACCCAGCTCCTCCAGCAGGGCCTTGCGGACGAACTCCAACTGGTCCTCGCCCCGCTCTTCGTCGGCGACCCGGGGGCCCCGCGCCTGTTCGGCCCGGGGACCTACCAGGACGGGCGCCTCCGGCTGGTCGATTCCCGTCGGATCGAGGACGTCGTACTCATGCGTTACGAGCCCACCGCCCCTGGTACTGGTCCGCTGCCCACCGCGGCAGACCGCCACTGGCTGCGCATCGCCTGCGAACTCGCCGCACTGTGCCCGCCGTCGGAGACGGCCTTCAGCGTCGGCGCGGTCGTGGTCGCCACCGACGGCACCGAACTGGCCCGCGGCCATTCCCGGGAGGGCGACGATCTTGTGGTCCACGCGGAGGAGGTCGCGCTCGCGAAGATCGACCCGGCCGATCCGCGGCTGGCCGGTGCCACCGTCTACAGCAGTCTGGAGCCCTGCACCCGCCGTGCCTCCCGCCCCATGCCCTGTGCCGAGGTGATCCTGCGGGCCGGAGTGCGCCGGGTGGTCACTGCCTGGCGGGAGCCTGACACCTTCGTGGCGGCGGCTGACGGGACGGGTGTCCTGCGGAACGCAGGGGCCGAGGTCGTGGTGCTCCCGGAGTTCGCGCCCCTGGCCAAGGCCCCGAACGAACATCTGCCAGGCTGA